A genomic segment from Paenibacillus sp. FSL K6-1096 encodes:
- the argS gene encoding arginine--tRNA ligase gives MTQRLNPLQLAHERVKEAIADAVVAAGLVAREELPAIILEVPKDKAHGDIATNAAMQLTRIAKRNPRQIAEAIVEHLDTSRASIEKAEIAGPGFINFTLSKSYLYPVIALVAEQGGDYGRVDIGQGKKVEVEFVSANPTGSLHLGHARGAAVGDALCNLLDYAGYQVTREYYINDAGNQISNLCLSIEARYLQELGQPAEMPEDGYHGEDIKGFAKELVAEKGDSLLSMTPGDRAAFFRTYGLAKELDKIKRDLSRFRVNFDIWFSETSLYENGEVLRSLDELRERGEVYEKEGATWLATTKYGDDKDRVLIKNDGTYTYLTPDIAYHSDKYGRGYDTMINIWGADHHGYIPRMKAAMAALGNDPDKLVVLIAQMVSLFQNGEKVKMSKRTGKAVTMEDLMEEVGLDAIRYFFTMRSMDSHLDFDMDLAISTSNDNPVFYVQYAHARICSIFRQAEEQGIVLPAADQLDYSKLTAAHEYDLLRKIGELPAEITVAAEGYAPHRLIRYVYDLASLFHSYYKAERVITEDAEQTLARLALLGATRTAIANVLRLVGVTAPDRM, from the coding sequence TTCTGGAGGTGCCCAAGGACAAGGCGCATGGAGATATAGCGACGAATGCTGCTATGCAGCTGACCCGTATTGCCAAGCGCAACCCGCGGCAGATCGCCGAAGCGATTGTTGAGCATCTGGATACCAGCCGGGCTTCTATTGAGAAGGCGGAGATCGCCGGACCGGGCTTCATTAACTTTACTCTGTCCAAAAGCTATCTGTATCCCGTGATCGCGCTTGTCGCCGAACAGGGCGGGGACTACGGACGGGTAGATATCGGCCAGGGCAAGAAGGTTGAGGTGGAATTCGTCAGCGCCAACCCTACCGGCAGCCTGCATCTGGGCCATGCCCGCGGAGCGGCTGTCGGCGATGCGCTGTGCAACCTGCTGGACTATGCCGGATACCAGGTCACCCGGGAATACTATATTAATGATGCCGGGAACCAGATCTCCAATCTCTGCCTGTCGATTGAAGCCCGCTACCTGCAGGAGCTGGGCCAGCCCGCCGAGATGCCGGAGGATGGCTACCACGGCGAGGATATCAAGGGCTTCGCGAAGGAGCTGGTCGCCGAGAAGGGCGATTCCCTGCTGTCGATGACACCGGGCGACCGGGCAGCCTTCTTCCGCACCTATGGCCTGGCCAAGGAGCTGGATAAGATCAAGCGCGACCTCAGCCGCTTCCGGGTGAACTTCGATATCTGGTTCAGTGAGACCTCCCTCTATGAGAACGGCGAGGTGCTGCGCTCACTGGACGAGCTGCGTGAACGCGGAGAGGTCTATGAGAAGGAAGGGGCTACGTGGCTTGCGACCACCAAATACGGTGACGACAAGGACCGTGTCCTGATCAAGAATGACGGTACGTACACTTACCTCACTCCGGACATCGCATACCATAGCGACAAATACGGACGGGGCTACGATACGATGATCAACATCTGGGGAGCGGACCATCACGGTTATATTCCGCGGATGAAGGCAGCCATGGCGGCGCTGGGCAATGATCCCGACAAGCTGGTGGTGCTGATTGCCCAGATGGTCAGCCTGTTCCAGAACGGCGAGAAGGTCAAGATGTCGAAGCGTACCGGCAAGGCCGTGACGATGGAGGATCTGATGGAGGAGGTCGGCCTCGATGCCATCCGTTACTTCTTCACGATGCGCAGCATGGATTCGCATCTGGATTTCGACATGGATCTGGCGATTTCTACCTCCAACGACAATCCGGTCTTCTATGTCCAGTACGCCCATGCACGGATCTGCAGCATCTTCCGCCAGGCGGAGGAGCAGGGCATTGTGCTGCCGGCTGCGGACCAGCTGGATTACAGCAAGCTGACGGCTGCCCATGAATACGACCTGCTCCGCAAGATCGGCGAGCTTCCCGCTGAGATTACGGTGGCCGCCGAGGGCTATGCGCCGCACCGCCTGATCCGTTATGTGTACGATCTGGCTTCGCTGTTCCACAGCTACTACAAGGCTGAGCGTGTCATCACAGAGGATGCGGAGCAGACCTTGGCCCGCCTGGCTCTGCTGGGCGCCACGCGGACAGCTATTGCCAATGTTCTGCGGCTGGTCGGTGTGACTGCACCGGACCGGATGTAG
- a CDS encoding S8 family peptidase, translating into MDYYGFWQMLLEEMKAAPTSAQRQIVTFNDPRNYAGALAQWKSLKAKKPGLRQVRVSTLIRAFVMPAAGAQRLMDRYADSLCIEEDSRIRVHSMAEDKGGSSLMPWGIKAIRAPQAWSRSTGVHVKIGVIDTGVDFRHPDLKHSLASGVNLLNRGMMPLDDNGHGTHIAGTLAAAGGARNMMGVAPRALLYPVKAFDHNGSAYVSDIVLGIDWCVQNKIDLINMSFGMRNRSKALHDVVIKAYRAGIAIIASSGNDGKRGGDYPARYPETIAVGALDRRQRVAAFSNRGPYIDVYGPGENIPSCWLREGYKEMSGTSMATSHVTGAAALLLALRPGLTPRELKLLLRRTSMPVRLRKGQRRAALGGGAADALRLLRAGIRARRRTSGSGAKAVAAAKA; encoded by the coding sequence ATGGATTATTACGGATTTTGGCAGATGCTGCTTGAAGAAATGAAGGCTGCCCCCACTAGTGCACAGCGGCAGATTGTGACCTTCAACGATCCCCGGAATTATGCCGGAGCGCTGGCGCAATGGAAATCCCTGAAGGCCAAGAAGCCCGGGCTGCGGCAGGTTCGGGTGTCTACGCTGATCCGGGCTTTTGTCATGCCCGCCGCCGGAGCCCAGCGGCTGATGGACCGTTATGCCGATTCCCTGTGTATAGAAGAAGATTCCCGGATCAGAGTGCATTCGATGGCTGAGGACAAAGGCGGTTCCTCCCTGATGCCCTGGGGGATCAAGGCCATCCGGGCCCCGCAGGCCTGGTCGCGGTCGACCGGCGTCCATGTGAAGATCGGCGTCATTGATACGGGTGTCGATTTCCGCCATCCCGATCTGAAGCATTCCCTGGCCTCCGGCGTCAATCTGCTGAACCGCGGCATGATGCCGCTGGATGACAACGGCCACGGCACGCATATAGCCGGAACGCTGGCGGCGGCCGGAGGCGCGCGGAACATGATGGGCGTCGCCCCCCGGGCACTGCTGTATCCGGTGAAGGCATTCGACCACAACGGCTCCGCCTATGTGTCCGACATTGTTCTCGGGATCGATTGGTGCGTCCAGAACAAAATCGATCTCATCAATATGAGCTTCGGGATGAGAAACCGGAGCAAGGCACTGCACGATGTGGTGATCAAGGCCTACCGGGCCGGGATCGCCATCATCGCCTCCTCCGGCAACGACGGCAAGCGCGGCGGGGATTACCCAGCCCGCTATCCGGAGACTATTGCCGTAGGGGCCCTGGACAGAAGGCAGCGCGTCGCCGCCTTCAGCAACCGCGGACCGTATATCGATGTCTACGGTCCGGGCGAGAACATCCCCTCCTGCTGGCTGCGGGAGGGGTACAAGGAAATGAGCGGCACCTCTATGGCGACCTCGCATGTCACCGGTGCCGCGGCTCTGCTGCTCGCGCTGAGGCCCGGCCTCACGCCGCGCGAGCTGAAGCTGCTCTTGCGCCGCACCTCCATGCCGGTGCGGCTGCGCAAGGGCCAGCGCCGCGCTGCGCTGGGCGGCGGGGCTGCCGATGCGCTGCGGCTGCTGCGCGCAGGCATCCGGGCCCGGCGCCGCACCAGCGGCAGCGGCGCCAAGGCCGTGGCCGCCGCGAAGGCATAG